One window of the Streptomyces sp. ITFR-21 genome contains the following:
- the trpB gene encoding tryptophan synthase subunit beta → MSVQPAFFLPDPDGLIPTADGYFGAFGGKFIPEALVAAVDEVAAEYEKAKADPAFAAELDDLMVNYAGRPSALTEVPRFAEQAGGARVFLKREDLNHTGSHKINNVLGQTLLTRRMGKTRVIAETGAGQHGVATATACALFGLDCTIYMGEIDTRRQALNVARMRMLGAEVVAVKSGSRTLKDAINEAFRDWVANVDRTHYLFGTVAGPHPFPALVRDFHRVIGVEARRQLLERTGRLPDAAVACVGGGSNAMGLFHAFLPDTGVRLVGCEPAGHGIETGEHAATLTQGEPGILHGSRSYVLQDDEGQITEPYSISAGLDYPGVGPEHSYLKDSGRAEYRAVTDDAAMQALRLLSRTEGIIPAIESAHALAGALEIGRELGPEALLLVNLSGRGDKDMDTAARYFGLYEPTADVDEEHEVAAK, encoded by the coding sequence ATGTCAGTACAACCCGCGTTCTTCCTCCCCGACCCGGACGGCCTCATCCCGACCGCCGACGGCTATTTCGGCGCCTTCGGCGGCAAGTTCATCCCGGAGGCGCTGGTCGCTGCGGTGGACGAGGTCGCCGCCGAGTACGAGAAGGCCAAGGCGGACCCCGCCTTCGCCGCCGAGCTGGACGACCTGATGGTCAACTACGCCGGCCGTCCCAGCGCCCTCACCGAAGTGCCGCGGTTCGCCGAGCAGGCGGGCGGCGCCCGGGTCTTCCTCAAGCGGGAGGATCTGAACCACACCGGCTCGCACAAGATCAACAACGTGCTCGGCCAGACCCTGCTGACCCGGCGGATGGGCAAGACCCGGGTCATCGCCGAGACCGGCGCCGGCCAGCACGGCGTCGCCACCGCCACCGCCTGCGCGCTGTTCGGCCTCGACTGCACCATCTACATGGGCGAGATCGACACCCGCCGGCAGGCCCTCAACGTGGCCCGGATGCGGATGCTCGGCGCCGAGGTCGTCGCGGTGAAGTCCGGCAGCCGCACCCTGAAGGACGCCATCAACGAGGCGTTCCGCGACTGGGTCGCCAACGTCGACCGCACCCACTACCTGTTCGGCACCGTCGCCGGGCCGCACCCGTTCCCCGCGCTGGTCCGCGACTTCCACCGGGTGATCGGCGTCGAGGCCCGCCGCCAGCTGCTGGAGCGCACCGGGCGGCTGCCCGACGCGGCGGTGGCCTGCGTCGGCGGCGGCTCCAACGCCATGGGGCTCTTCCACGCCTTCCTGCCTGACACCGGCGTGCGGCTGGTCGGCTGCGAACCGGCCGGGCACGGCATCGAGACCGGCGAACACGCCGCCACCCTCACCCAGGGCGAGCCCGGCATCCTGCACGGCTCCCGCTCGTACGTGCTCCAGGACGACGAGGGCCAGATCACCGAGCCGTACTCGATCTCGGCCGGTCTGGACTACCCCGGCGTCGGCCCCGAGCACTCCTACCTCAAGGACTCCGGCCGCGCCGAGTACCGGGCGGTCACCGACGACGCCGCGATGCAGGCGCTGCGGCTGCTGTCCCGTACCGAGGGCATCATCCCCGCCATCGAGAGCGCCCACGCGCTGGCCGGCGCGCTGGAGATCGGCCGCGAGCTGGGCCCGGAGGCCCTGCTCCTGGTCAACCTCTCCGGGCGCGGCGACAAGGACATGGACACCGCGGCCCGCTACTTCGGGCTGTACGAGCCGACGGCGGACGTCGACGAGGAGCACGAGGTGGCGGCGAAGTGA
- the trpM gene encoding tryptophan biosynthesis modulator TrpM yields MAIASRLAPGCRPRGCRAPARRVLGRRVRYVIGCEPGQVNGRRWRRG; encoded by the coding sequence ATGGCTATCGCGTCGCGACTCGCGCCCGGGTGCCGGCCGCGAGGGTGCCGGGCGCCTGCCAGGCGCGTGCTCGGGCGGCGGGTGCGGTACGTGATCGGGTGCGAACCCGGTCAGGTGAACGGCAGGCGATGGCGCCGCGGCTGA